DNA sequence from the Acidobacteriota bacterium genome:
TGAAGAACGCAACGACATCACGCCGCTGTGCCCGCACTGCGAGCATCCCGTGAGTGTCTACTTCCGGGAGATCTCGGGAATCCTGGGCAAGCGCTACCTCTACTTCTGCGCCCTGTGCAAGAAGGTGCTCGGCGTCTCGCACCGCAAGGGCTTCTTCATGGGGTAGAACCGCCCGCCTCAGTCGATACGGAGGCGGTCGAACTCATCCCAGGCGGACATGTCCGACAGGACGACCTGATCGCCCGGAACCAATCCGTCCAGCACCTCGATCGTGTTGGCGGAGCTTCTGCCCAGGAGCACACGTGTGCGCGTAGCGCCGTTCCCCTCGCCGTCCAGTCGGAAGAGACCGACCTCGCTCTCTTCCTGGCCGACGACGGGCCGACCGACGAAGACCACGTCCTCGAGCCGTTCGAGCTCGATGGTTCCGGCGACCGTCAGGTCCGGCCTGGCCCCGCGCGGAAGATCGCCGTCCAGCGCGACATCGACCGTGACGGTCCCCTCTTCGACCGCCGGATCGATCCTGACCACCCTGCCGGGGACGATGCCGTTTCGCGTGTCGACCGAGGCGACCTGCCCGATCTGAACGTCCTTCGCCTGGGTCTCGGCAATCCGCAGTTCAGCCTTCAGCGCCGTCGGGTCGCCGACCCGGGCCAGACTGGTGCCCGCGGTGACGCGCTGCCCCTCCTCGACCGGCACCTGCTGGAGAACGCCATGCATGCCGGCGCGGACCCGCAGAGCCGCGACCTGATCGAGCCGCAGTTGCCAGATCGCGCGTAAACGATCCACTTCGGCCTGCTCGACCGCGAGCTTGGCCGCCTTCGTCGTTTCCGCGATGCCGAGGCGCTCCTCCTCCAGGGCGAAGCGCGTTTCATGTTCCCGCTTCGACGCCTGCGCCCGCTGGAGTTCGATCGCCGAAGCCAGACCGTCCTTGGCGAGTTCGGCGTCTGCGTCCGCCTCGAGCCGCGCCACAACTAGCGCAGCCTCCACGCTCGCAAGTCCCGCCTTCTGCATCAATAGCTCACTCTCGAGCTCCACCTTTCGATTCTCGTAGCGGGCCTCGGCGGCGCGGAGGTTGAGCTCCGCTTCCCTGGCCTGGTGCTCGAGTTCCGGGTTGCTCAGTTCGACGATCACCGAGTCCGGCGTCACTTCGGCGCCCGGATCGATCACGATCCTCTCGACAGTGCCTTCCGTCGTGGCGGGGATCCAGCGGATGTTCTCCGGCACCAGGGTTCCTCGCCCCCGGACTTCCCGCACCATCGGGCCCCGTCGCACCGTGTCGATATAGAGAGCGTCCCGGTCGACGCGCGGCGCCGACGGCTGCACCTGCTGCAGACCGAGCGTGACCAGCACCAGCAGGAAGCCTCCGAGCGAGTAGTACGTCACCCGGCGAAGCTTCTTCTTCCGCGCCAGGTCCGGTCTCGCGACGTCCATCAGGTCGTGGCCCGCCCGTCGAAGAGATGTATCTCCCTCTCCGCATAGTCGGCGTAGCGGGGATCGTGGGTGACCATGCAGATCGTCGACCCTTCCTCGTGCAGCGTCCGCAGCAGGTCCATCACCGCGCCGCCGTTCTTCGAGTCGAGGTTGCCCGTCGGCTCGTCGGCGAGCAGGATCGAGGGCTGGCCGGCAACGGCACGCGCGACGGCGACCCGCTGCTGCTGCCCTCCGGAGAGCTGGCTCGGCAGGTGCTTCGCGCGCGGCGCCATCTCCACCTTCTCCAGTGCCTGACCGACCAGCTCGCGCCGCTCCCTCGGCCGGATTCCCCGATACGTGAGCGGAAGCTCGACGTTCTCGTAGACGGTCAGGTCGCCGATCAGGTTGAAGTTCTGGAAGATGAAGCCGATCTCCCGGTTACGGATCCGCGCTCGCTCGGACTGCCGGAGCTGCGCCACCGGGTAGCCGTTCAGCGTGTAGTCGCCAGCGGTCGGTGTATCGAGCAGACCGAGGATCGACAGCAGGGTCGACTTGCCGCAGCCGGATGGCCCGGACACCGCCACGTACTCGCCCGAGTCGATGTCGAGAGTGACCCCATCGAGCGCGTGGGTCTCGATCTCGTCCGTGTAGAAGACCTTCGAGACGTTCTCCAGATGAATCAGCGTATTCATGGTGTAGACAATCTACGTCATATGGAGTAGCTTGTCTACACCATGACGCCAGCAAGCCCCCGCAACCAGCTTCTCTACGGAACCCTCGACCTGCTCATCCTGCGCACGCTGGTCTACGGCCCGGCGCACGGTCACGCGATCGCCGGGCACATCCAGCGCGTATCGGAAGACGCGCTCCGCATCGAGACCGGCTCCCTGTACCCGGCCCTTCACCGGCTGGAGGCACGCGGCTGGATCGCGGCGAAGTGGAAGACCTCCGACAAGGGCAAGCGCGCCAGGTACTACCGGCTCACCAGAACCGGGCGGCGGCAGTTCGTCGTCGAGCAGTCACGGTGGCAGCAACTCTCGGTTGCCGTGACCAGGGTGCTGCGTCCGGCGGAGTAGCGGGAGAGACCAGGGCAATGCTGCACGTGCTCTACAATCGTCTGCGCTCCGTCTGGCATCGGCGACGCAAGGACGCCGAACTCGACGAGGAGATCCGCTTCCACCTGGCTGAGGAAGTGGAAGAACGGGTAGACGCCGGCCTGGCTCCCGAACAGGCGCACGCCGAGGCACGGCGCGGCTTCGGCAACGTCCTGCTGACTCGCGAACTGACCCGCGAAGCCTGGGGCTGGGCACCGGCGGAGCGCTTTCTCAGGGACGTCGGTGCCGCGTTCCGGATGATGCGACGCAACGCCGGCTATACCTGCGCCGTCGTCCTCACCCTGGCACTCGGCATCGGACTGAACGCCCCGATGTACGAGATGCTGTCGAGGCTCTTCCTTCAGCCGCCACCCCATATCGAGGACCCGGACGCCGTTCATCGCGTCTGGCTGAGCGAGCGCGACGACTCGGACGATCGCGGAGTCTTCACTGGCCCGGCCTCTGCGTGGGATCGGATGCAGTGGCTCGAATTCAGCGCACTGAGCGCCGACAACGGGCCCACCGGCGCGGTCGCGGGCTACACGGCACCCCGGTTCATGCCGAACGGACGCGGTCAGACTGCCGAGAACCTCAGCGTCTCCTGGGTCACGGGAGAGTTCCTGGATCTCCTGGGAGTAGAGCCCACGATCGGCCGGCTGATCGGCCCGGAGGACGACGACCCGGCGGCGGCACCCGTCGCCGTCGTCAGCGACGGCTACCGGCGGGAGAGGTTCGCCAGCCCGCAGGAAGCACTCGGCGCAACACTAGAATTCGACGACGTCACGTACGTCGTCGTCGGCGTGCTGCCACCCGGTTTCTCCGGACCGGATCCGGACGGGGTCGATGTCTGGCTACCTTTGGAACCGGCGGTAACGGCCTTGCGCGGGGACCGCTGGCAAAGCTTCGGAAGTGGCTTCTATCTGACGCCATTGGCCCGGCTTCCGCGCGGTCTGACCCCCGAGACCGCCGGCGCAGCGGCGACCGCCGCGGTCCGCGCGGCACGCGCCGACTCGCCCTTCGGGGACTCGCTCGACCCCGAAGCGACCGTCGTGCTGGGTTCCATCCTCAGGACCCGAGGTCCCTCCTCGCCGTCCGGCGAGATTCGCCTTGCACTGGTCGTCGGCGGCGTCACGCTGCTGGTCCTCCTCATTGCGACCGTCAACATGTCCAACCTTCTGTTGGTGCGAGTGGCGGCGCGCCGCCGCGAACTGGCGGTGCGCTACGCGCTCGGTGCCGGCAGATGGGGAGTCGGACGCCTGCTGGCGATAGAGAGTCTCGTGCTCGCCACGGTCTCTGGCGCCGTGGCGCTGGCCGTAGCCGCGGTTGCGGGCCGCACCCTGCGCCTCACCCTGCTGCCGGGACATCAGGGGACCGTGGACGCGCTGAACTTCACGGCTGTCGGCTTCACGGGGTTCGCCGTGCTTGCGGTCGGCCTCGGCGCGGCCATTGCGCCCGCCGTGTACGCGGCACGGAGCCGGCAGATCGAGAGGCTCGACAGCTCGCGAGGCGCCAGCGCACTCGGTACGCCGGTCCGCACCGGTTTGATCGTCGTTCAGGCCGCGCTATCTCTGGTGCTCCTCAGCGGAACCGCCGTCTTTTACCGCTCGTTCGAGGCGGCGCGTCAGGTCGACGTCGGCTACGCGAAGGAGAACCTGATCTCGGTGGACCTGGCGGGCTTTCGCCGCACCGGGCCGCTCGATGAGGCCGCGATCGACGCTCTGGAGTCCCGCCTCCGGTCACTACCGGTCGTCCTCGATGTCGCCCAGGGAACGAACTCACCGATGTGGGGGCAGGCCGCGATGCCGCCACCACGGGTCGAAGGGCTGGACCGCCTGCCGTTCAACGAAGGTCCCTACGTAGGCCTAACGACGTCCAACTTCTTCCGCGTCGCGGGCTTGGCGATTGTGGAAGGTCGCGGCTTTACCGAGTGGGATCGCGCCGAGACCCAGAAGGTCGCGGTCGTGGACACGATGTTCGCCCACGGCGTCTGGCCCGGCAAGAGCGCCGTGGGCCAGTGCCTCTTCTTCGGCCAAGCGTCCACGGAGTGCACCATGGTCGTCGGCGTCGTGGAATCCGCCCTCGACAGGGGCCTGCTGGACGCCGACCGCGCCGCCGTTTACTACCTGCCCATCTCCCAGGCTTCGTCGAACCCCATTCAGGCCGGCTTCGTGAACAACATGCGCACGCTGGTCGTGCGGACTCGCGGGAACCCCGGGAGCGCGGTGCAGCCAACGCTCCTCGCCCTGGCGGACCTGTTCCCCGACCTCCCGCGCGACAACGTCCGGAGCCTCCAGACTGTCTTCGCGCCGCGGATCCGTACGTGGACGATCGGTACGGGGCTGTTCGGCGCCTCCGCCGCCCTGGCGGTGCTACTCGCCGCCATCGGGCTCTATGCGGTCATCGCGTTCGGTGTGCGCCAACGCGAACTGGAGTTCGGCATCCGTCGCGCCTTGGGCGCCAGGGCGTCGCGCCTCCTGCGCATGGTGCTGGCGCGTGGCTTCTCCCTGGCCGCGGCCGGCGTCGCAGCCGGCACGCTCGCCGCGCTGTGGGCGGGCAGGTTCGTGGAACCCCTGCTCTTCGACGGCCGGACTCCCCGCGACCCGCTGGCGTTCGCCGCCGCTGCGCTCGTACTCCTGACCATAGCCGTGATGGCCTCCTTGCTGCCGGCCCGCCGGGCCTCTCGCGCCGACCCTCGTCAGGCGTTGGAGGCTGAGTAGCACCACCTAACCGGATGCTGAAGCAGTTCCTGTTTCGCCTGCGTTCGAGCTGGGACCGGCGGCGGAGGGACGCCGAGCTCGACGACGAGATCCGCTTCCATCTCGCCGAAGAAGCGGAAGAGCGAGTCGAGGCGGGCCTGTCTCCCGAACGAGCCCATGCCGAAGCACGGCGCGACTTCGGCAACGTCACGCTGATTCGCGAGCGGACCCGCGAGACCTGGGGCTGGGCGCCCGTGGAGCTGCTCCTCAAGGACATCCGCGCCGCCTTCCGGATGATGCGGCGCAACACCGGCTACACCTGCGCCGTGGTCCTCACCCTGGCCCTCGGCATTGGCCTGAACGCCCCGATGTACGAGATGCTGTCCCGCCTCTTTCTCCAGCCGCCACCCCACATCGAGGACCCGGACCGCGTTCATCGCCTCTGGGTCAGCGAGCGCATCGATCCAGGCGATCGCGGCGCCTCCACGGGACGAACCTGGGTAGTCGATGCGATGCAGTGGCTCGACTTCGAGGCCCTGGCCGCAGACAGCGCACTCATCGACGGCGTCGCGGGCCACCGAGTCTCGTTCAGGACGAACGGCCGCGGTCAGCGCGCCGAGAATCTCACCGTCTCCTGGGTCACGGGAGAGTTCTTCGACTTCCTTGGCGTGGCTCCTACGGCCGGAAGGTTGATCGCCGCCACGGACGACCACCTGGCGGCGCAACCCGTTGCCGTGGTCAGCGACGGCTACCGGCGGCAGCGGTTCGGCAGCGCGGAGGAAGCGCTCGGCACGACGGTCAGCTTCGAGGACGTCACCTACCTCGTCGTCGGCGTGCTGCCGCGCGGCTTCTCCGGACCCCGCTCGAACGCAGTCGACGTCTGGCTCCCTCTTGAACACGCCGCAACCGCCAGCCGGGGGAACAGCTGGAGACGGTACGGAACCACCTTCTACCTCACACCGTTCGTCCGGCTGGCGCCCGGCGCGACGGAGGAGGCCGCCGGGGCCGCGGTGACTGCCGCTGTCCGGGCGGCGCGCGCCGCCTCGCGGTTCCCGGACTCCCTGGACCGCGAGGCGACCGTGGCTCTCGGCCCGATCCTTCGAACCCGCGGCCCCGTCACGCTGCGGCGCCACATGCGCCTGCCGCTGATCGCAGGCGGGATCACCTTCGTGGTGCTCCTCATCGCGGCCGTCAACATGTCGAACCTGCTGATGCTGCGGGTCGCTGCCAGACGACGCGAATTGGCGGTGCGCTACGCACTCGGCCTGGGACGATGGGGAATCGGACGTCTCCTGGTGACGGAGAGCCTGGTGCTCGCCGCCGTCTCGGGCGTTGTCGCCCTGGCCGTTGCCGCAGCCACCGGCGACGCGCTTCGCCGCACGCTCCTGCCGAGTCACCAGTGGGCCGACCATCCGCTGGGCGCCACGGCCGTCGGCTTCACCGGAATCGCCGTCCTCGGGATCGGCTTGGCGGCCGCCCTGGCCCCTGCCGTGTACGCGGCGCGCAGCCGGGGAATCGAAAGGCTCGACAGCTCCCGGGGCGCCAGCGCACTCGGAACCCCCGTCCGCACCGGCCTGATCGTGGTCCAGGCCGCGCTGTCGGTCGTCCTGCTCAGCGGGACGGCCGTGTTCTACCGTTCCTTCGAAGCGGCGCGCCAGGTGGATGTCGGCTACGCCAAGGAGCACCTGCTCACGGTGACTTTGGGGAGCTTTCACGGCGACACCCGCCTGGATGGCCTGGACGGCATCCCGCTCGACGAGAGCTCAATCCGCGCCATGGAGTCCCGCCTCCGGGATCTGCCCGGGGTGCTGGACGTCGCCCAGGGTACGAGTTCACCGATGTCGGGAAGCGGCGCGGCGTACGCGGACCTGCGCATCGACGGGCTCGACCGCCTGCCGTTCCGCTCCGGGCCCCATGTGAACTTCACTACGCCCAACTTCTTCGATGTCGCAGGGCTGGACATGCGGGAAGGCCGCGGCTTCACGGAATGGGACCGCGAAGCCACGCAGAAGGTCGCGGTGGTCAGCACGTCGTTCGCCCAGCAGGCCTGGCCCGGTCAGAGCGCCGTCGGCCGTTGTCTGTTCGTCAGCGGTGCCGCCGACTGCACGACGGTGGTCGGCGTGGTGGAACCAGCAGTGAACTGGACTCTGCCTGAAGCGGACCCGGTCTACTACCTGCCCATCTCCCAGGCGTCATCCGATCCGACCCTGTCGGGATGGACGAGCATCCAGCGTGCGCTGATCGTCCGAACCGCCTCAAGCCCCGGGCGCGTCGAGTCGCCGGTGCTTGCCGCCCTGGCCGAGCTGTTTCCAGAACTGCCGGGACACCACGTCCGGAACCTCTCCACTCAGTTCGCATCGCGCATTCGCACCTGGAGAACCGGAACCCGCCTGTTCGCCGCCTCCGCGATGCTCGCGGTGTTGCTCGCCGCCATCGGGCTCTATGCCGTCATCGCGTTCGGCGTACGGCAGCGTGAGCACGAGTTCGGCATCCGGCGCGCCCTGGGCGCCAGGGCGTCGAACCTCCTGCACATGGTGCTGGCGCGCGGCTTCGCCCTAGCGGCGGCCGGTGTCGCGGCCGGTACGATCGCCGCGCTCTGGGCGGGCCGCTTCGTCGAACCGCTGCTCTTCGATGGCCGCAGCCCACGCGATCCGCTGGCGTTCGCGGTTGCGGCACTAGTGCTCCTGGCGATCGCCGTGATGGCCTCATTCCTGCCGGCTCGCCGCGCCGCCCGCGCTGATCCTCGTCAGGCGCTGGAGGCGGAGTAGTCCGATCCCCTTACGGCAGATCGGCCACCCACATCTTCGCCTGCGCGCCGCGGCCCGTCGCCGAGCCACCGGCGGCGTAGAGCTTGCCGCCGATGATCGCGGCGGCGGGCGACGACAGCGGCATCGGCAGCTTGCCCAGGAGCTCCCACTCGTCGCCGGGCTCCAGCGCCAGGATGTCCCGGTCGATCGACTTCGTGCCCCCGGCCGGGGTCGTGTGGCCGCCGACCATGACGATGCGGCCCTCGTGGACGAACGTGCCGGCCTCGCCGTGGGAGTGTCCCTTCGGCAGGTCGGGGCCGCGGCTCCAGGTATCGGCTGCGGCGTCGTAGATGTCCACCCGGGCCTGGTCGAGTTGCTGGCTATCGTGGTTGTACTGGCCGCCGATCGCGTAGATGCGGTTGCCGAGTGCTATGGCCGAGAACTGGTTGCGCGGGTCGGGCATTGGCGCCGCGTCTCGCCAGTTCGCCGATCCGGCGGCCCAGTCATCCAGGTCGAGGACCCAGTGGTCGCCGGCGTCCGTGTCCCGGTCGGCCTTCAGGCCACCAAAGTAGTGCAGCTTGCGGCCGACCAGAGCCAGTCCGCCGCCCGCTCGCGGCTCGGGCAGCAGCGGCGCCGCCGTGTAGCGGTCCAGATCCAGGTCGTAGCTCCACACCTCCGCGATCGCATGGCCCTTGTAGCCGTCCTTGAAGCCGCCGGCGAACCAGACGGTGCGGCCGTCCAGGACCGCGTTCAGGTGCGAGACCGCGCTCGGCATGTCCTGGATCCGCGTCCAGCTCCCGTCCGCCGGGTCGAAGATGTCGACCCGCTTGCTCGACCGGACCGGGCCCTCGTAGCCGGCAAACAGGTAGAACTTGCCGTCGATGACCGTCGTCGCGGCTTCCCACTTGCCTGCCGGCATGTCCGGGAGCTCCTGCCAGGTCAGTTCCTGAGCGGCGAGGGGTGCCGCGGCGAGGACAGCGACCGCCAAGACGGCCGAGTGGCCGAAACCCCGGCTCCGGAGGGAATCACACTTCGCCGGCACGGTCGCGCCACTGTAGCAACCGGCCCCGTCGATGCCCGCTAACATGATCGGAGTTCCCGACTCAGAAAAGGAGAGCCGATGCGGATGAGGTCCACACCGTGACCACGGCCCTGCTCGCCCTGTTCCCGATCGCCCTGGGCGCGATCCTCCTGATCGGCTTCCGCGTGCCGGCGCGGCGCGCCATGCCGGCCGCGTACGCCGCCGCGGTCCTCGTCGCCTTGCTGATCTGGGAGATGCCGATCGCCCGCATCGCCGGGGCGTCGATCCAGGGCCTGTTCCTGACCTTCGACCTGCTGTTCATCATCTTCGGCGCGATCCTGCTCCTGCACACGCTGGAGCGTTCGGGCGGCGTCGACGCGATTCGCCGCTCGTTCCACGGCCTGAGCGACGACCGGCGGGTCCAGGTCGTCATCGTGTGCTGGCTGTTCGGCTCCTTCATCGAGGGGGCCGCCGGGTTCGGCACGCCGGCCGCGGTCGCGGCACCGCTCCTGGTGGCGCTCGGCTTCCCCGCAGCCGCCGCGGTGATGCTCGGCATGATGGTCCAGTCGACCTCGGTCACGTTCGGTGCCGCCGGCACGCCGGTTCTCGTCGGGGTCCAGGGCGGACTCGGCGGGGAAGCGTTTTCGGCCGACCTGGCCAAGGCCGGCATCGGCATGCTCGACTACCTGGCGGTCGTGACGGAACGCGGGGTCGTACTCCACGCCACGGCCGGAGTGCTCATGCCGACCCTGATGGTCGTCATGCTGACCCGCTTCTTCGGCGGCAAACGTTCCTGGACGGAGGGGCTCTCGATCCTCCCCTTCACGCTCGCCGGGGGCCTGGCATTCACCGTGCCCTACGTGCTCTTCGGGTTCTGGCTGGGGCCGGAGTTCCCCACGCTGCTGGGCGCCCCGGTGGGGCTCGCGATCATGGTCACGGTCGCGCGCCGCGGCTGGCTCGTGCCGTCAGACACCTGGGACTTCCCAGCTCGCGACCAGTGGAAACCGGACTGGGTGAGCGGCTTCGAGGACGAGGCGACGGAAGCGAACGATCGCGGCATCGGCCTGGTCAACGCCTGGGCCCCCTACGCCCTGCTCGGCGGCCTGCTCGTGCTGAGCCGCCTGCCCGCTCTGCCGATCGGCGGCTGGCTGCGCACGCCGGCCATCGCCTGGGACGACATCCTGGGCAGCGGCGTCTCGGGCTCGACGACGCCGCTCTACCTGCCGGGCTTCTTC
Encoded proteins:
- a CDS encoding HlyD family efflux transporter periplasmic adaptor subunit → MDVARPDLARKKKLRRVTYYSLGGFLLVLVTLGLQQVQPSAPRVDRDALYIDTVRRGPMVREVRGRGTLVPENIRWIPATTEGTVERIVIDPGAEVTPDSVIVELSNPELEHQAREAELNLRAAEARYENRKVELESELLMQKAGLASVEAALVVARLEADADAELAKDGLASAIELQRAQASKREHETRFALEEERLGIAETTKAAKLAVEQAEVDRLRAIWQLRLDQVAALRVRAGMHGVLQQVPVEEGQRVTAGTSLARVGDPTALKAELRIAETQAKDVQIGQVASVDTRNGIVPGRVVRIDPAVEEGTVTVDVALDGDLPRGARPDLTVAGTIELERLEDVVFVGRPVVGQEESEVGLFRLDGEGNGATRTRVLLGRSSANTIEVLDGLVPGDQVVLSDMSAWDEFDRLRID
- a CDS encoding ABC transporter ATP-binding protein; protein product: MNTLIHLENVSKVFYTDEIETHALDGVTLDIDSGEYVAVSGPSGCGKSTLLSILGLLDTPTAGDYTLNGYPVAQLRQSERARIRNREIGFIFQNFNLIGDLTVYENVELPLTYRGIRPRERRELVGQALEKVEMAPRAKHLPSQLSGGQQQRVAVARAVAGQPSILLADEPTGNLDSKNGGAVMDLLRTLHEEGSTICMVTHDPRYADYAEREIHLFDGRATT
- a CDS encoding PadR family transcriptional regulator — its product is MTPASPRNQLLYGTLDLLILRTLVYGPAHGHAIAGHIQRVSEDALRIETGSLYPALHRLEARGWIAAKWKTSDKGKRARYYRLTRTGRRQFVVEQSRWQQLSVAVTRVLRPAE
- a CDS encoding ABC transporter permease produces the protein MLHVLYNRLRSVWHRRRKDAELDEEIRFHLAEEVEERVDAGLAPEQAHAEARRGFGNVLLTRELTREAWGWAPAERFLRDVGAAFRMMRRNAGYTCAVVLTLALGIGLNAPMYEMLSRLFLQPPPHIEDPDAVHRVWLSERDDSDDRGVFTGPASAWDRMQWLEFSALSADNGPTGAVAGYTAPRFMPNGRGQTAENLSVSWVTGEFLDLLGVEPTIGRLIGPEDDDPAAAPVAVVSDGYRRERFASPQEALGATLEFDDVTYVVVGVLPPGFSGPDPDGVDVWLPLEPAVTALRGDRWQSFGSGFYLTPLARLPRGLTPETAGAAATAAVRAARADSPFGDSLDPEATVVLGSILRTRGPSSPSGEIRLALVVGGVTLLVLLIATVNMSNLLLVRVAARRRELAVRYALGAGRWGVGRLLAIESLVLATVSGAVALAVAAVAGRTLRLTLLPGHQGTVDALNFTAVGFTGFAVLAVGLGAAIAPAVYAARSRQIERLDSSRGASALGTPVRTGLIVVQAALSLVLLSGTAVFYRSFEAARQVDVGYAKENLISVDLAGFRRTGPLDEAAIDALESRLRSLPVVLDVAQGTNSPMWGQAAMPPPRVEGLDRLPFNEGPYVGLTTSNFFRVAGLAIVEGRGFTEWDRAETQKVAVVDTMFAHGVWPGKSAVGQCLFFGQASTECTMVVGVVESALDRGLLDADRAAVYYLPISQASSNPIQAGFVNNMRTLVVRTRGNPGSAVQPTLLALADLFPDLPRDNVRSLQTVFAPRIRTWTIGTGLFGASAALAVLLAAIGLYAVIAFGVRQRELEFGIRRALGARASRLLRMVLARGFSLAAAGVAAGTLAALWAGRFVEPLLFDGRTPRDPLAFAAAALVLLTIAVMASLLPARRASRADPRQALEAE
- a CDS encoding ABC transporter permease; this translates as MLKQFLFRLRSSWDRRRRDAELDDEIRFHLAEEAEERVEAGLSPERAHAEARRDFGNVTLIRERTRETWGWAPVELLLKDIRAAFRMMRRNTGYTCAVVLTLALGIGLNAPMYEMLSRLFLQPPPHIEDPDRVHRLWVSERIDPGDRGASTGRTWVVDAMQWLDFEALAADSALIDGVAGHRVSFRTNGRGQRAENLTVSWVTGEFFDFLGVAPTAGRLIAATDDHLAAQPVAVVSDGYRRQRFGSAEEALGTTVSFEDVTYLVVGVLPRGFSGPRSNAVDVWLPLEHAATASRGNSWRRYGTTFYLTPFVRLAPGATEEAAGAAVTAAVRAARAASRFPDSLDREATVALGPILRTRGPVTLRRHMRLPLIAGGITFVVLLIAAVNMSNLLMLRVAARRRELAVRYALGLGRWGIGRLLVTESLVLAAVSGVVALAVAAATGDALRRTLLPSHQWADHPLGATAVGFTGIAVLGIGLAAALAPAVYAARSRGIERLDSSRGASALGTPVRTGLIVVQAALSVVLLSGTAVFYRSFEAARQVDVGYAKEHLLTVTLGSFHGDTRLDGLDGIPLDESSIRAMESRLRDLPGVLDVAQGTSSPMSGSGAAYADLRIDGLDRLPFRSGPHVNFTTPNFFDVAGLDMREGRGFTEWDREATQKVAVVSTSFAQQAWPGQSAVGRCLFVSGAADCTTVVGVVEPAVNWTLPEADPVYYLPISQASSDPTLSGWTSIQRALIVRTASSPGRVESPVLAALAELFPELPGHHVRNLSTQFASRIRTWRTGTRLFAASAMLAVLLAAIGLYAVIAFGVRQREHEFGIRRALGARASNLLHMVLARGFALAAAGVAAGTIAALWAGRFVEPLLFDGRSPRDPLAFAVAALVLLAIAVMASFLPARRAARADPRQALEAE
- a CDS encoding L-lactate permease, with the translated sequence MTTALLALFPIALGAILLIGFRVPARRAMPAAYAAAVLVALLIWEMPIARIAGASIQGLFLTFDLLFIIFGAILLLHTLERSGGVDAIRRSFHGLSDDRRVQVVIVCWLFGSFIEGAAGFGTPAAVAAPLLVALGFPAAAAVMLGMMVQSTSVTFGAAGTPVLVGVQGGLGGEAFSADLAKAGIGMLDYLAVVTERGVVLHATAGVLMPTLMVVMLTRFFGGKRSWTEGLSILPFTLAGGLAFTVPYVLFGFWLGPEFPTLLGAPVGLAIMVTVARRGWLVPSDTWDFPARDQWKPDWVSGFEDEATEANDRGIGLVNAWAPYALLGGLLVLSRLPALPIGGWLRTPAIAWDDILGSGVSGSTTPLYLPGFFLLVVVCITAFLHRMDFADVRAAAASSGKVLLGAGFVLIFTVPMVRVYINSDVNEAGLLSMPLVMADFVAVNVGDVWPFFAAMTGALGAFIAGSNTVSNLMFTAFQYGVAERLMMSTAMIVALQAVGAAAGNMVAIHNVVAASATVGLLDREGATLRKTILPTIYYLLVLGILGLLAVHVVGLPDPLMGRSS